The following nucleotide sequence is from Nocardioides eburneiflavus.
CGGCCTACCAGCGCATCGGGGTCGCCGACCGCACTCAGGCGGCGTTGTGGGCACAGCGGCACGACCTCGGCGGCGCCGGTGGCAGCGAAGGAGCTCGGGACTAGCTGCCCTCGCCAGCGATCAGCAGCTGGTCGTCGAATCGCTCGAGCTGGAGCCGCACACGCTGGGTGTCGCGCTCGCCGGACTTCATCACGTAGTCGACGGTGTAGCCCACCGTCAGGTCCGACGGGTTGCTCTCGATCTCCTCGAGCGTCGCGGAACGCACCCGTCCCCACCACCCCATGTATCCCTCGAAGCCACCGCTGGCCTCGCGGAACTCCGGCGTCAGCTGCTGGAAGGCAGCCTCCGGATCCGACGTCACCGTCTCGAGGTAGGAGGTGATGAACGCGTCCATCTGCTCGCGGGTGTCCTCCGCGGACAACGGGGGAGTGCTGCTGCCGGTTGCCTGCGAGGTGCGGGGCGTGCTGGGCCCGTCCTCGGTCACCGCCTCCGGTGTGTCACGACCTGCGAGGACGTACGCCGCCACCACGGCTGCGACCGCGAGCACCCCCGCCGCGGCGATGAGGCCCCACCGTCGGGCGCCGGGGTGCCCGGGGCGCGGGGGCGGGTGGACGGGCGCGGGCTGCTGGACCGTGGGCAGCACGCCGGTGTCCTGGCGGGGCGCGCTGGTGGCGGTCGCCGGAGCGGCAGCACGGATGGTCGAGAGCTGTCCTCGCGCGATGCGGCCCAGCTCGTCCCGTACGCGCGGCATCGACCAGCGCGCCTCGATGTCGCGGTTCATCATGACCGTCAGCAGGCCGGCCATCGGGTGGTCCCCGGGCAGGCGCGGCGGGTCCTCGTGCACGATCTTGTAGAGGGCGCCGATCAGGTTGTCGCCCACCTCGTACGGCGGCCTGCCGGTGACCGCGTGGTAGAGCGTGGCGCCCAGCGACCAGACGTCGCTCGCCGGGGTGGCCGACGATCCGGACGCCACCTCGGGGGCGAGGTAGGCCGGCGATCCGGTGACCAGCCCGGTCTGGGTGAGGGAGGGGTCGTCGGTGGCGCGGGCGATGCCGAAGTCGTTGAGCTTGGCGTCGCCGCCGGCGATCAGGATGTTGCTGGGCTTGACGTCGCGGTGGACGATCCCGAGGCCGTGCGCCTCGACGAGCGCGTCCGCCGTCTGTCCCAGCAGCCTCGCTGCCTCGGTCGTCTCCAGCGGTCCGGACGAGCGCACCCGCTCGCTGAGCGTCTCGCCGTCGACGAACTCCATCACCAGCCAGCGGACGTCGTCGGCGTCGACCAGGTCGAAGACCGAGACGACGTTCGGGTGGTTGAGCGCCGCGGCGAGCCGCGCCTCGCGCTCGGCACGCTCGAGCTCGGCGTTGTCCGAGCCCGGGATCAGCCCGATGCGCTTGATCGCGACCTGCCGGCCGAGCACCTCGTCGAGCGCCAGGTGCACCGTGCCGGAGCCGCCCCGACCGATCTCCCGCTCGAGCGTGTACCTGCCTGCGATCACGTGGCGTGCCTCCTGACTCCTCGCCCTAGGCTAGTGCCCGTCCACCAACCCGAGACCACCCGAAGGAATCCACGTGACGACCGCGAATGTCCTCGACGAGCTGGAGTGGCGCGGCCTCGTCGCCCACTCCACCGACCGCGACGCGCTCCGCGCGGCGCTGGGCGAGGGGAGCGTCAAGTTCTACGTGGGCTTCGACCCGACGGCGCCCAGCCTGCACATGGGCAACCTGGTCCAGCTGGTCACCGCGCGCCGCCTGCAGGACGCCGGACACACGCCCTACATCCTGGTCGGCGGCGCCACGGGGATGATCGGCGACCCGCGCGACTCGGGCGAGCGGACCCTCAACTCCCTCGACACGGTCAAGGAGTGGACCGAGCGCGTGCGCCAGCAGGTGTCGCGGTTCGTGTCCTTCGACGGGTCCAACGCGGCGACCACGGTCAACAACTACGACTGGACCGCGTCGCTGTCGACCATCGACTTCCTCCGCGACATCGGCAAGCACTTCCCGGTCAACCGGATGCTCGCCCGCGACACGGTCAAGCGTCGCCTGGAGTCGGGCATCAGCTACACCGAGTTCTCCTACGTCCTGCTCCAGTCCATGGACTACCTCAACCTGTTCCGCGAGCACGGCGTGCAGCTCCAGTTCGGCGGCTCCGACCAGTGGGGCAACATCACCGGTGGTGCGGAGCTCGTCCGCCGAGTGACGGGGGAGAACGCCCATGGCTTCGCCACGCCCCTGATCACCAAGACCGACGGCACCAAGTACGGGAAGACGGAGGGCGGCGCGCTCTGGCTGGACCCGGAGATGCTCTCGCCCTACGCCTTCCACCAGTTCTGGCTCAACGTCGAGGACGAGAAGGTCGGCGAGCTCCTGCGGATCTTCACCTTCCTCGACCGCGAGGAGGTCGAGGACCTCGAGAAGCAGACAGCGGAGAAGCCCTTCGTGCGCGCCGGGCAGAAGCGCCTCGCCGACGAGGTCACCGCGCTCGTGCACGGTGCCGAGGAGGTGGAGCACGCGAAGGCGGCCGCCGCGGCACTGTTCGGCGGGGGAGACCTCGGTGCCATCAAGCCGGAGACCCTCGCCTCGGCGCTGCGAGAGGCAGGCGGTACGACCCTCCCGCCCGGCGAGCTGCCCGGGATCCTGGACCTGCTGGTGTCCGCGGGCCTCGCCAAGAGCAAGGGCGAGGCGCGCCGGACCGTGGCCGAGGGGGGCGCGTACCTCAACAACGTGCGCGTCGAGGACGTCGAGCTGCAGCCGACCGCAGCCGACCTCGTGGCCGGCTCCTGGCTGGTGCTGCGACGCGGGAAGAAGAACTTTGCCGGCGTCGAAGTCGGCTGACCCAGTCGCCCCACCAGCCCCAACAGGCCTCTGACCTGCGGAAACGTCGATGTGCCCGCGGTCACATCGTTTCGATTTGCGCGATCTAGGCCAGACGCATAATGTTCTGTCTGTCGCCAGGGAGCGGCGGGGAGCAAGGCCGGTCAGGCCGGGCTCCCGGCCCCGGGCAGGACAACCCGAAGCGGTCATCGGTCACGGTGACACCACCGGGACAGAGCGGAACGGCCGAGGATTTGCAACGCCTCGGATTCGCTCGCTAGGTTTGACCAGTTGCCTCACGCAACCGAGATCCTCACCGGATCGCGATGTGGGTGCGTCTGATTCTTGAGAACTCAACAGTGTGTTTGATTAGTCGACGAATTAGTTTGTTATGCCCCGTTGGCACTGGCTTTGGTTGGTGTCGCGGTTTCTTTGACAATGATTCTGGCTGATGCCCTGGGCTCTTTTGGGTTTGGGGTGTCTTTCGCTAGTTTTGTTCAGTCGGGGGATGTGGCTCTTATTGATAGTCGCTGCCTGGCCTGTGGGTTGGGTGGTGGTGTTTTTCGATGGAGAGTTTGATCCTGGCTCAGGACGAACGCTGGCGGCGTGCTTAACACATGCAAGTCGAGCGGAAAGGCCACTTCGGTGGTACTCGAGCGGCGAACGGGTGAGTAACACGTGAGTAATCTGCCCTTGGCTTTGGGATAGCCACCGGAAACGGTGATTAATACCGGATACGACCACTTCTCGCATGGGATGGTGGTGGAAAGTTTTTCGGCCAGGGATGTGCTCGCGGCCTATCAGCTTGATGGTGAGGTAATGGCTCACCATGGCTTCGACGGGTAGCCGGCCTGAGAGGGTGACCGGTCACACTGGGACTGAGACACGGCCCAGACTCCTACGGGAGGCAGCAGTGGGGAATATTGGACAATGGGCGGAAGCCTGATCCAGCAACGCCGCGTGAGGGATGACGGCCTTCGGGTTGTAAACCTCTTTCACCCATGACGAAGCGCAAGTGACGGTAGTGGGAGAAGAAGCACCGGCCAACTACGTGCCAGCAGCCGCGGTAATACGTAGGGTGCGAGCGTTGTCCGGAATTATTGGGCGTAAAGGGCTCGTAGGCGGTTTGTCGCGTCGGGAGTGAAAACGCCGTGCTTAACACGGCGCTTGCTTTCGATACGGGCAGACTAGAGGTATTCAGGGGAGAACGGAATTCCTGGTGTAGCGGTGAAATGCGCAGATATCAGGAGGAACACCGGTGGCGAAGGCGGTTCTCTGGGAATGACCTGACGCTGAGGAGCGAAAGTGTGGGGAGCGAACAGGATTAGATACCCTGGTAGTCCACACCGTAAACGTTGGGCGCTAGGTGTGGGGTCCATTCCACGGATTCCGTGCCGCAGCTAACGCATTAAGCGCCCCGCCTGGGGAGTACGGCCGCAAGGCTAAAACTCAAAGGAATTGACGGGGGCCCGCACAAGCGGCGGAGCATGCGGATTAATTCGATGCAACGCGAAGAACCTTACCTGGGTTTGACATACACCCTGCCGCTCCAGAGATGGGGCTTCTTTTGGGGGTGTACAGGTGGTGCATGGCTGTCGTCAGCTCGTGTCGTGAGATGTTGGGTTAAGTCCCGCAACGAGCGCAACCCTCGTTCTATGTTGCCAGCACGTAATGGTGGGGACTCATAGGAGACTGCCGGGGTCAACTCGGAGGAAGGTGGGGATGACGTCAAGTCATCATGCCCCTTATGTCCAGGGCTTCACGCATGCTACAATGGCCGGTACAAAGGGCTGCGATCCCGTAAGGGGGAGCGAATCCCAAAAAGCCGGTCTCAGTTCGGATTGGGGTCTGCAACTCGACCCCATGAAGTCGGAGTCGCTAGTAATCGCAGATCAGCAACGCTGCGGTGAATACGTTCCCGGGCCTTGTACACACCGCCCGTCACGTCACGAAAGTCGGCAACACCCGAAGCCGGTGGCCCAACCCTTGTGGAGGGAGCCGTCGAAGGTGGGGCTGGCGATTGGGACGAAGTCGTAACAAGGTAGCCGTACCGGAAGGTGCGGCTGGATCACCTCCTTTCTAAGGAGCACGCGCCCCGATGCCAGGCGGATGTTCTGGCACGCATGGTGGTGTTCACTAGTGGAATCGTCGATGGCTGGTCGGGGTCCCTTCGGGGGTCTTGGCTGGTTGCTCATGGCCCTGCGTTGGTGGGGGATGGGGTCAGGCACACTGTTGGGTCCTGAAGGATCAGCCGGATGGTTGGTTGTTCTGGTCCTCCCTTTGCTCGTGGGTGCCCTGTGTGGGTGGTCGGGGGTGTTGGTGGGGTTGTTGTTTGAGATCTGCATAGTGGACGCGAGCATCTTTGTAGCCGCCCGCCCTTTCGGGCCCTTTCGGGTTGTACCGGTTGGGTTGTGGTTGGTTGCAAGTAGTTCAATGAGCTCAAGTTTTTGAGTTCTGGCGTGGCCTGTTTTTCCTGACGGGTCGCGTCGAAGGCTGGCCTGCCTCTTTGATTGGGGGGTGGGCTGGTGTTGTCTCTTTGTGTGTGTTGTCTTGACGTTGTTGAGACAAGCTATGAAGGGCACATGGTGGATGCCTTGGCATCAAGAGCCGATGAAGGACGTTGGAGCCTGCGATAAGCCCTGGGGAGTTGGCAACCAAGCTGTGATCCGGGGGTGTCCGAATGGGGAAACCCAGCACGAGTCATGTCGTGTTACCTGCACCTGAACACATAGGGTGTGTGGAGGGAACGTCGGGAAGTGAAACATCTCAGTACCGACAGGAAGAGAAAACAACAGTGATTCCGAGAGTAGTGGCGAGCGAAATCGGATGAGGCTAAACCATGGCTGTGTGATACCCGGCAGGGGTTGCAGTCATGGGGTCGTGGGACCGCTCATGGTGTGCTGCCGTGCACCGAGGAAGTAAGAAACCTGTGTGGAAGTCGAAGTCGGTTGGAAAGCCGTACCGTAGAGGGTGATAGGCCCGTAGACGTAAAGCGCAGGCTTCCGAGCGTGTTCCCAAGTAACACGGAACCCCTGAAATTCCGTGTGAATCTGGCGGGACCACCCGTTAAGCCTAAATACTCCTTGATGACCGATAGCGGACAAGTACCGTGAGGGAAAGGTGAAAAGTACCCCTGGCGGGGAGTGAAATAGTACCTGAAACCGTGTGCCTACAATCCGTCGGAGCTTCCCACTTGTGGGGGGTGACGGCGTGCCTTTTGAAGAATGAGCCTGCGAGTTTGCGGTGTGTTGCGAGGTTAACCCGTGTGGGGAAGCCGTAGCGAAAGCGAGTCCGAACAGGGCGATTCAGTAGCGCGCTCAAGACCCGAAGCGAAGTGATCTATCCATGGGCAGGTTGAAGCGTCGGTAAGACGACGTGGAGGACCGAACCCACTTAGGTTGAAAACTGAGGGGATGACCTGTGGATAGGGGTGAAAGGCCAATCAAACTTCGTGATAGCTGGTTCTCCCCGAAATGCATTTAGGTGCAGCGTTGCGTGTTTCTTGCCGGAGGTAGAGCACTGGATAGCCGATGGGCCCTACAAGGTTACTGACGTTAGCCAAACTCCGAATGCCGGTAAGTGAGAGCGCAGCAGTGAGACTGCGGGGGATAAGCTCCGTAGTCGAGAGGGAAACAGCCCAGACCATCAGCTAAGGCCCCTAAGCGGTGACTAAGTGGAAAAGGATGTGGAGTCGCATTGACAACCAGGAGGTTGGCTTGGAAGCAGCCACCCTTGAAAGAGTGCGTAATAGCTCACTGGTCAAGTGATTCCGCGCCGACAATGTAGCGGGGCTCAAGTCATCCGCCGAAGCTATGGCATTCAGCGAATACATCAGCATCGACTCGATCGGTGTTCAGTGCGCTGGATGGGTAGGGGAGCGTCGTGTGGGCAGTGAAGCGTCGGAGTGATCCAGGCGTGGAGGCCACACGAGTGAGAATGCAGGCATGAGTAGCGAATCACGGGTGAGAAACCCGTGCGCCGAATGATCAAGGGTTCCAGGGTCAAGCTAATCTGCCCTGGGTAAGTCGGGACCTAAGGCGAGGCCGACAGGCGTAGTCGATGGACAACGGGTTGATATTCCCGTACCGGCGAAGTTGCGCCCATGACGAACCTGGTGATGCTAACCACCCGAAGCTCATCGGACCGGACCCTTCGGGGCGAGGCTGGTGGGTGGAGCGTGGGACCCGAGCTGGTAGTAGTCAAGCGATGGGGTGACGCAGGAAGGTAGCCCAACCACAGCGATGGTTGTCTGTGGGCAAGCGTGTAGGGCGTGGTGTAGGCAAATCCGCACCATCCACTTCAGTGTGGAGCCTGAGACGTGACGCGGAGCCATGTATGGCGAAGTGGGTGATCCTATGCTGTCGAGAAAAACCTCTAGCGAGCAACGAGCCGCCCGTACCCCAAACCGACTCAGGTGATCAAGTAGAGAATACTAAGGCGATCGAGACAACCATGGTTAAGGAACTCGGCAAAATGCCCCCGTAACTTCGGGAGAAGGGGGGCCCGGATCGTGTACCCACTTGCTGGGGAAGCGTGAAGGGCCGCAGAGACCAGGGGAAAGCGACTGTTTACTAAAAACACAGGTCCGTGCGAAGTTGTAAGACGATGTATACGGACTGACTCCTGCCCGGTGCTGGAAGGTTAAGAGGACCGGTTAGGCACTTGTGCCGAAGCTGAGAATTTAAGCCCCAGTAAACGGCGGTGGTAACTATAACCATCCTAAGGTAGCGAAATTCCTTGTCGGGTAAGTTCCGACCTGCACGAATGGAGTAACGACTTTCCCGCTGTCTCAACCATGGACTCGGCGAAATTGCACTACGAGTAAAGATGCTCGTTACGCGCGGCAGGACGGAAAGACCCCGGGACCTTTACTATAGTTTGGTATTGGTGTTTGGTACGGCTTGTGTAGGATAGGTGGGAGACTGTGAAGTCCACACGCCAGTGTGGGTGGAGTCAACGTTGAAATACCACTCTGGTCGTACTAGATGTCTAACCTAGGTCCGTTATCCGGATCAGGGACAGTGCCTGATGGGTAGTTTAACTGGGGCGGTTGCCTCCTAAAATGTAACGGAGGCGCTCAAAGGTTCCCTCAGCCTGGTTGGCAATCAGGTGGCGAGTGTAAGTGCACAAGGGAGCTTGACTGTGAGACAGACATGTCGAGCAGGGACGAAAGTCGGAACTAGTGATCTGGCCACGGCATGTGGAAGCGTGGTCACTCAACGGATAAAAGGTACCCCGGGGATAACAGGCTGATCTTCCCCAAGAGTCCATATCGACGGGATGGTTTGGCACCTCGATGTCGGCTCGTCGCATCCTGGGGCTGGAGTAGGTCCCAAGGGTTGGGCTGTTCGCCCATTAAAGCGGCACGCGAGCTGGGTTTAGAACGTCGTGAGACAGTTCGGTCCCTATCCGCCGCGCGCGCAGGAAACTTGAGAAAGGCTGTCCCTAGTACGAGAGGACCGGGATGGACGAACCTCTGGTGTGCCAGTTGTTCTGCCAAGAGCACGGCTGGTTGGCTACGTTCGGAAGTGATAACCGCTGAATGCATCTAAGCGGGAAGCACGTTTCAAGATGAGGTTTCCCACCCAACAATGGGGTAAGGCCCCCCACAGAACATGGGGTTGATAGGCCGGAGGTGTACAGCAGTAATGCCCAGCCGACCGGTACTAATAGGCCGAGGGCTTGTCCCAACCACGTACAAGACCACACACGCGCAAAACAACGAACACATGTTCGCGTCCACTACGCAGTTCCCAACCAACAAACCCAACCCCCCACACGCCCGAAGGGCGTGTGCCAGGGGTGAGAGAGTTTGATCAGGTTGAAAGAGTTACGGCGGCCATAGCGAAACGGGAAACACCCGGTCCCATACCGAACCCGGAAGTTAAGCCTTTCAGCGCCGATGGTACTGCAACCGAGAGGTTGTGGGAGAGTAGGACGCCGCCGGACAAACATTTGGCAGGGGCCACCAGGGATCTGGTGGCCCCTGCGCCATTTCATGGCATGGAGTGAGTACGGTTGCCCCGGGGACGGGGGCCGACGCAGGAAGAAGGAGAGTGCGGCTGTGGCCGAGGACCGTCGAGGACAGCGTCCGGCACGAGGTGGATCCGGCGCGGGACGAGGCAACTCGTCCGGCGGCGGGCGCAGCGGCTCTTCGCCCCGTGGGCGCGGCTCCCGGGACGACCAGCCTCCCGGTCGTGGCGGTTCGTCGCGCGGTGGCGGCTACCAGGGCGGCAAGTCCACCGGTGGCAAGCCGT
It contains:
- the tyrS gene encoding tyrosine--tRNA ligase, with the translated sequence MTTANVLDELEWRGLVAHSTDRDALRAALGEGSVKFYVGFDPTAPSLHMGNLVQLVTARRLQDAGHTPYILVGGATGMIGDPRDSGERTLNSLDTVKEWTERVRQQVSRFVSFDGSNAATTVNNYDWTASLSTIDFLRDIGKHFPVNRMLARDTVKRRLESGISYTEFSYVLLQSMDYLNLFREHGVQLQFGGSDQWGNITGGAELVRRVTGENAHGFATPLITKTDGTKYGKTEGGALWLDPEMLSPYAFHQFWLNVEDEKVGELLRIFTFLDREEVEDLEKQTAEKPFVRAGQKRLADEVTALVHGAEEVEHAKAAAAALFGGGDLGAIKPETLASALREAGGTTLPPGELPGILDLLVSAGLAKSKGEARRTVAEGGAYLNNVRVEDVELQPTAADLVAGSWLVLRRGKKNFAGVEVG
- a CDS encoding serine/threonine-protein kinase; the protein is MIAGRYTLEREIGRGGSGTVHLALDEVLGRQVAIKRIGLIPGSDNAELERAEREARLAAALNHPNVVSVFDLVDADDVRWLVMEFVDGETLSERVRSSGPLETTEAARLLGQTADALVEAHGLGIVHRDVKPSNILIAGGDAKLNDFGIARATDDPSLTQTGLVTGSPAYLAPEVASGSSATPASDVWSLGATLYHAVTGRPPYEVGDNLIGALYKIVHEDPPRLPGDHPMAGLLTVMMNRDIEARWSMPRVRDELGRIARGQLSTIRAAAPATATSAPRQDTGVLPTVQQPAPVHPPPRPGHPGARRWGLIAAAGVLAVAAVVAAYVLAGRDTPEAVTEDGPSTPRTSQATGSSTPPLSAEDTREQMDAFITSYLETVTSDPEAAFQQLTPEFREASGGFEGYMGWWGRVRSATLEEIESNPSDLTVGYTVDYVMKSGERDTQRVRLQLERFDDQLLIAGEGS